From the genome of Amylibacter sp. IMCC11727:
TGGAATATGTTCATCCATCTGCCCATTCCACGCCGCCAACAGTTCGAGCGCAATTTCCCGCTGTCGCTCCACCGTACCCTCTGGGGCCGCTTCCCCCGTGAACCACAGCTCTTTGGCCACCAAAGGCAACAACGCCGTTGCCCCAACAGATCCCGTATCAAGCTGCGCCTCGATGAAACTGTCCCGTGTATGCACTTCGCGCTCGTTCATCAAAGAGGATAGCCGCAAATATCGATAGGTATCTCCCCACGAATGGCTCACATGCCGTGGAAACGGCGCATCCGTGATCTTGTTGTTGGTGTTGGCCACAATCCCACTTGCAGGGTCTTTAGAAGACGGATTGTCATCAAATGGCAAATACCCGTCCCAGCGGTTTTCTGGCAACCACCCTTGTGAAGGAAACCGCCCCAACGATGTGTGGCGCGGATCGCGTTTCGCCTGCTTGCCGATCATCTGCATCATCACACCGTTCTTATCGGCAAGGGTCACATTCTGGCTCGGCGCTTTGTAAAATGCCATGGCCGCACGGGCCGCAGGGATAGATTTTGCCCGCATCATATTAAGCGCAGCCGTCATCGACTGGTCATTGGCGTCCAGCGCCGTCCAACGGATCGACGTCACATGCCCCTTGGGGGTAATGGATTGTAGATCGTAATGATCACCCGGAATCACGGGTCCGTTTTCTGTCCAACGCATGGTGATCGTGCGCGGCGCTTGGTCTTTGATGCGGATCAAAACATCTTGTGTTTTGAACGGTTTGTACCCATCAGGTGTCAGGTACTCTTCTGGATTGTCAGGATTTAACTGCTCCACGTAAACATCCAGATCATCCAAATAGCTGGATGTTAACCCCCAGCCGAGCGCCTCTGATCGGCCAGACATCACCGCTGGAATTCCTGGAATAGTGCCGCCAATAATACCCCCATCCGGAAAATCCATACGGGCCAGCATCCAGATAGACGGCGCAGACAGCCCCAAATGCGGATCATTGGCCAAAATCGGCGCACCCGTTGCACTGCGGCTGCTGGCAGCGGCCCAAGCATTACTCGCCCCAGCCATATCGAACGGCTTTACCGGATCAAGACGGTGTTGTGGTGCCATTGCCGCAAAATCGCGTGGTAAGTCATCAAACAAGGCAGCCAATTCAGGCAACGCCATTGCCCCTTTGCTCGGCGCGTCTGGCAAAATATCTCGTACCCGCTCTGGCCCGACAGTCAACGTTACTTGCGCACGTACAACTTCGGATCGCAAATGCCCGGACAATTGCAACGCCATAACCCGTAAAATCGACAAACTGTCTGTTGGGGTCCATGGTTCCAATTCAGGCGAAAACAGGAAAAACTCAGGCGCACCGCGCCCCAGCGCATCCTTTTGCACCACATTCAACCACGCATTCACACCCGCAGAATACGCCTGCAACGCGGCTTTCACTTCTTCGGTTTGAAACTCGTAAGATGCGCGTGACAGGGCCACCAAATCCAACCGCCGCACAAAATCGTCAATCTGATAGGTTTCCTCTCCAAACAACTCGCTCAGCCGCCCTTGGGCGGTGCGCCGCAGCATCGTCATTTGCCACAACCGATCCTGCGCATGCGAAAAGCCAAGACCGAAATATACATCCTTGGCGTCATCTGCAAAAATATGCGGCACATTATTGGTGTCGCGCACAATTTCCACTGGGCCGTTCAGACCATCCACCACATGATCGCGGTTATAATCAGGCAGCGATTGCGTAGCGAAATAATACACCAGCATCAGCGCCAGCAAAGCCAATACACCAAGAGCCAAAAAACTGCGAAACAACCAGCGAAAAGCAAACGCCATGCACACCTCAAACGTCAAATGGGGTTCTGAACCTTGACCCCTTTACCCCAACAGTCCAAACACAGAACAACAGATGAAACCGCGCGGATGTGGCGGATATACAGGAGTTGGAACTATGGCGAAACTAGCATTTTTGGGAATGGGTGTCATGGGTTACCCAATGGCAGGTCATTTGGCCGCAAAAGGTCACGATGTCACCGTTTACAATCGTACTTTCGCCAAAGCTGAAAGCTGGAGCACCGAACACGGTGGCACGGCTGCAAAAACGCCCCGCGAAGCAGCGCAAGGCGCTGATATCGTTTTCGCCTGCGTCGGAAATGACGATGATTTGCGTTCGGTTGTGCTTGGCGATGATGGCGCACTGGCGGGTATGGCCGAGGGCACAATTTTTGTGGATCACACAACCACATCCGCAACCGTTGCCATTGAACTGGCCGATGTGGCTGCGTCCCAAAAAATTGGCTTTATCGACGCGCCTGTCTCTGGCGGCCAAGCGGGTGCTGAAAACGGCCAACTCACTGTGATGTGTGGGGGCGATCAAACCACCTATGACCGCGTTGAATCCACGATCAACTGTTTCGCCAAATCCTGCCGTCTGATGGGCGATCAAGGGGCAGGGCAGCTGACCAAAATGGTCAATCAAATCTGCATCGCAGGTCTGGTCCAAGGCCTGTCCGAAGGGATGCACTTCGCCCAAAAAGCGGGCCTCGACGGCGAAGCTGTATTGGACGTGATCTCCAAAGGCGCGGCAGGCAGTTGGCAAATGGAAAACCGCGGCTCCACAATGCTCAAAGACGAATTTGAATTTGGTTTTGCGGTGGATTGGATGCGCAAAGACCTGGGCATTGTGCTCGATGAAGCCAATAACAACGGCGCATCTGTGCCTGTCACGGCGCTTGTGGATCAGTTCTATGGCGATGTTCAAAAAATGGGTGGCGGGCGCTGGGACACTTCCAGCCTGATGCGCCGTTTGAAATAAATGTCATTGCTGCGTCGCAGCAAGATGTTGACTTTCAAAGGGTTATCTCTATGTAAGGCGGTGAACGGGCCCATATGCCCTCAACCGCGCTGAGCTTTCTTGATTGTATTGCCCTTGCGCACACATGAAAGAGAACCACGTGACGTTCACCGAACTCGGCCTTTCAGCGCCGATCCTTAAGACGTTGTCCAACAACGATTATTCCACCCCGACACCGATTCAAGCACAGGCCATTCCCGCCGTATTAGAAGGCCGCGATATCGTCGGCCTCGCCCAAACAGGCACGGGTAAAACGGCAGCCTTTTCCCTGCCGATCCTGCACCGTCTGTCCGCTAACATCCCAAGCGGTCCGCGCAAAATCCGTGCGCTGATCCTTGCTCCCACACGCGAACTTGCCACACAAATCAACGATGCCATTTGGACCTATTCCAAGGGGCTGGGTCTGCGATCCGCTTTCGTGATTGGCGGTGTGCCTATCAAAAAGCAAAAGAAACAGCTGGCTGACGGCGTTGATATCCTAGTGGCCACACCGGGCCGCCTCGAAGATTTGATTGCTCAAAAGGCGTGTAGCCTCAAAAGCATTGAAACCGTGGTCCTCGATGAAGCCGATCAAATGCTCGACATCGGGTTCATGCCTGCGATCCGTCGTTTGCTGTCCCAAATGCCAAAGAAACGCCAAACACTGCTGTTCTCGGCCACAATGCCAAAAGAAATCTCATCACTGGCAAACGATTATCTCACGGATCCTGTCCACACGTCCGTGAACGTTGTCTCCAAAACCGCAGATCGCATTGATCAAACCGTGATCCACATGGAAAACGGCGCAAAACCCACCGCGATTTTCAAACTGGTGCAACAGCATCCAGGCAAACGGGTCATCGTGTTCTGCCGCACCAAACGCGGCTCTGACAAAGTGGCGAAAAAACTCGGCGCTGAGGGCATCGGCGCAGATGCGATCCACGGCAACAAATCCCAAGGCCAGCGTCAACGCGCCCTTGATGCGTTCCGCAAAGGGGACAAACCCGTGCTGATCGCCACGGACATCGCCGCGCGTGGCATCGATATTCGCGAAGTCGAAGTCGTCGTAAACTACGATCTGCCCAATGTGCCAGAAGCTTATGTTCACCGCATCGGCCGTACCGCGCGGGCAGGGGCATCAGGTTTCGCCGTGGCCTTCTGCTCCCCCGAAGAACAGAAACTGCTGCGTGACATTGAAAAAGTCATCAAGATGAAAATCCCTGCCAAAATGGCAGATGGTTCCCCTGTGCCAAACGTGCATCGCCCGATTGAACGAACCAAACCGAAAAACAACCGCCGTGGCGGTCGGGGCGGCGCAGTTACAGGCAAAGGTGAAAAACCCGAAGGCAATCCAAACAAAAAGCCATGGCACAAACGGCGCACGTCAAAACTGGATGCAAACGGCAATATTGTTGCGATTGATCCAAACGCCAAAGGCCCAAAAGGCAAACGACCCAGACGGCGCAAACCATCTGGGCCGAAAGTGGCGGCGTCCTAGGTCAGAACCCTAGTCAGCCGCAGGGAGAACTTCAAACCGCAGGCCTTTGGCCGTGCGGTTATGAAAACCCTTCCAATGGGTGTGTTCGTCTTTGAACGTGCCATCTTCATTCACCGCCCAAACGCTGTCATTGGCGTTTGGGGTCAGGTCCAGATACGCTTCCATTTCCGCATCACCGCCCAGATATTTTCCGAGCCACGCCGTGACGAAATGCTGTGCGATATTGTTCATCTTCACCGTATCCCAAACAGGATCGGCATAATGATCATAGGGGGATAGGCCCCCATCTGCTACTTGCAATGCCTCAGCAGGGGCAGGCATCGGGGCCGCCGCATTGTGATTGGCATTGTCAAATGTCAGTAGGCTGCGATCCACATTCACTGCACCCTCCCAAATGCTGCGAATACCGGGATTATACCCTGAAACATCATCCACAGACCCTGCCACGAACAACATGGGGATTTGCACACTAGCAAGGCCCGCCGCATCCCAAACCCCATAGGTCAACCCCCAAGGCGCAAAGGCAACAGCCGTTTTGATCCGTGGATCGGGCAGGGCGTTGTGCGTGTCTGTGCCCGCCACATGAATGTTCAGCGTACCGTGGGGCGCAAATGGCGCTGCCGCAGCACCAGCTGTGACACCGCCACCCGCCGTAATCACCGCGCCGTAGCCTCCCATGGAATAGCCAATCAGCGCCGTATTATCCGCATCCACCATCCGGCTCAGGAACCCATCTCCCGCAGACATGGCAGCCATCTGATCAAGCAGGAACAATTGATCCAGCGATCTGTTCACAAGAGTAGACCCGAAAGCAGCCTGATCCGCATAGGTGCTGTCTTTGTGATCAAGCGAGGCAACAACATACCCCTTGGACGCGATATTTTCGGCCAAATGGCTCAACAAATATCGGTTCCCTGGATACCCATGACTGATCATCACCAGCGGAAATTTCCCCGCATTAGGGGCCGCATCGCGCATGGCCTGCCCTTGCAATTGCACTTGCGTCTTTCCATCGCGCAAGTTCGCCGTCAAAACCGTATTGCCCGTCGCATCCGCCGCCGCTGGATACCAAACCTCTACCGTCAATTCGCGATCATACGTCGGCATCGGATCAGGTTTTGGCGCCGCTGGATCAATGGCCAGAATGTCGATCTGATCTGGATTGGTGATCGTCATCGTGCGAACACCAACTTTATGCGCGCCATAGGCGGCCAATTCCGGCGCATCAGGGCGCTGCGTATCAATGCGGTTCACGGCGCTACTCCCATGTCCATCTGCTAAAACGGGACTTGCCATAACACTCATACCAAGGGCCAGAGACGTTAATGCCTTGCGTACAGTCATGTGAATTCCTCCCAAAATTTCATGAATTGCATCAACCCTAGGGGGCAGCCCGCGCAGAGGTCCACCAATTGTTCAAAAAACCCTACGTCGCGGCCTTTTCGCGGGCCGCGTTTTCACCTATCAGAAACACGAGCTACAAAGGACACTGCCATGCCTCTCGAATTTGATCCCGCCCGTAATCTGAAAATCGCTCCCTCTATTCTGTCCGCCGATTTTGCCCGCTTGGGCGAAGAAGTCCGCGCGATCGAGGCCGAAGGCTGCGATTGGGTGCATATCGACGTGATGGATGGCCATTTTGTCCCCAACATCACCATCGGCCCAGATGTGGTCGCCGCCCTGCGTCCGCACTGCAAAACCGTGATGGATTGCCACCTGATGATTTCCCCCGCGGACCCGTATCTAGAGGCCTTTGCCAAAGCAGGGGCCGATATCATCACCATCCACGCCGAAGCAGGCCCGCATCTGGATCGTTCACTGCAATACATCCGCTCCTTGGGCTGCAAGGCAGGGGTAGCGCTGAACCCATCTACACCCGAAAGCGTGATCGAATACTGCCTCGATAAAATCGACCTGATCCTGATCATGACCGTGAACCCCGGCTTTGGCGGGCAAAAGTTCCTGCACAACCAACTCCCGAAAATGGAACGCGTGCGTAAAATGATCGGCGACCGTCCCATCTGGCTCGAAATCGACGGCGGCGTAACCCCCGACACCGCGCCCCTCGCATGGGCCGCTGGCGTGGATGCGATGGTTGCAGGCTCGGCCGTTTTCAAAGGTGGCACGCCCATGCACTATGGCGAGAATATGAAGGCCATTCGGAAGGCGTGTGAGGGGTAGGCATTTGGTTCAAGAAATTCAGCAAAAATCAGGCTGGCAAGATCGGCTAGAACAAACATTTGGCAGGCATGACTTCCCCAACGGTATGTTCTATGAATTTGACTTTGGACTGCGGTTTGAATTGGGTGGAGAAATTAGCTTTGCTAATCCCATCCGACGTTTTCTGCAGGCGCATTCTAGAGCAAATGAAATTGCTCAGTTTGTTTTTAAGCCTTCAAAAGAATTGTATGCCGTTACCGTCTGTTGGGGCAACAAAGAGGGTACATCCTCAGACCTAAGCCGTTTGGGTGGAATATTCCCAAAATTTAACAAAAATAACTATGACTTTGCTATTGATGAAAGCTCCGAAGAAGTTGGCGAGGACGTCGATTATTGGTTTTTAAATCAAATTACAGAACCGGAGCAGATTACGGAGCTATTGTGGCTTGATATTGCTTCAGAGATGATGATTATGCCCGCAGCAGATGGTCATTCCACATTTTTGGTAGATTTCGATAATGCTGTTGCCGTTAATGCGTATGATGATCGCGGTATGGACGTTATTGCTATGAATAAACAAAAACTGGCAGGAGCGTATAAAAAGTTCAATGATTGGTTATTGGACTATGATCGAAAAGAAATGGACACGATGTTTCTAAGCGATTAATGCGCCCCTAAACTCAACACCAACCCAACTGCAATCATCCACATCACGCAGCCTATGATCACATCCAGCACCCGCCACGTGAACGGCGTTTGCATGATCGGCGCCAATATCCGTGCACCGTACCCAAGACCAAAGAAAAACACAAAAGACGCCAGCACCGCCGCAGCGCCAAAGGCGATCTTTTCATCCCCTTGATATTGCGTGCTGACCGCTCCGATCAGGGCCAATGTGTCCAGATACACATGCGGGTTCAGCCAGGTAAACGCGAACACAACCCCAAGGGCCGCACGCAATCCCATGCTCTCGCCCGACAGCTCCATCGCGTATTCACCGCCCCAGGCTGCCCAAAATCGTAGGCCACCATAAACAAACAAAAACGCAGCACCAGCGAGCGACATAATCAAGGGCAGGGACGGGATGCGTTCCACCACCACGCCAAATCCCGCAACACCCGCGGTGATCAAAATCGCATCAGATACCGCGCAAAACAAGGCTAGCGGAAACACATGGCTGCGCAACAACCCTTGGCGCAGGATAAACGCATTTTGCGCGCCAATCGCCAAAATCAGGGAAAACCCCGTGAAAAACCCAGTCGTCGCTGCGCCGATCATTTTTGATTAATGACCCGTGGTTTGGCTTTACCCGCTGCAATTTCTTCTTTGGTTGGGGGCATCACCAACCCCGCAGAAATCACCAGCTTGGCCGCCGCTTCCACATCCATATCCAAAATCACCACATCCTGTTTGGGCACAAACAGCAAAAAGCCCGATGTGGGGTTCGGTGTTGTTGGCAAAAACACCGACATCATTTCCTCTTCGCCTGATTTTGCCAGAACTTCGCCCTTGGTCGCAGTCGAAACAAAAGCAATCGCC
Proteins encoded in this window:
- a CDS encoding penicillin acylase family protein encodes the protein MAFAFRWLFRSFLALGVLALLALMLVYYFATQSLPDYNRDHVVDGLNGPVEIVRDTNNVPHIFADDAKDVYFGLGFSHAQDRLWQMTMLRRTAQGRLSELFGEETYQIDDFVRRLDLVALSRASYEFQTEEVKAALQAYSAGVNAWLNVVQKDALGRGAPEFFLFSPELEPWTPTDSLSILRVMALQLSGHLRSEVVRAQVTLTVGPERVRDILPDAPSKGAMALPELAALFDDLPRDFAAMAPQHRLDPVKPFDMAGASNAWAAASSRSATGAPILANDPHLGLSAPSIWMLARMDFPDGGIIGGTIPGIPAVMSGRSEALGWGLTSSYLDDLDVYVEQLNPDNPEEYLTPDGYKPFKTQDVLIRIKDQAPRTITMRWTENGPVIPGDHYDLQSITPKGHVTSIRWTALDANDQSMTAALNMMRAKSIPAARAAMAFYKAPSQNVTLADKNGVMMQMIGKQAKRDPRHTSLGRFPSQGWLPENRWDGYLPFDDNPSSKDPASGIVANTNNKITDAPFPRHVSHSWGDTYRYLRLSSLMNEREVHTRDSFIEAQLDTGSVGATALLPLVAKELWFTGEAAPEGTVERQREIALELLAAWNGQMDEHIPEPLIYAAWMRQLQNRLIRDDLATLATHFPRPDPVFIERVFRNIEGAASWCDIKQSTRPESCSDLARISLDAAILELTELYGDRIDSWRWGEAHQAHHDHEVLGKVPLMAWVTNIRQETSGGDHTLMRARTSGTGEAPYANVHAAGFRSVIDFADPDSSVYIISTGQSGHFLSRHYDDLAQLWRRGEYIIMSLDPDLARGGAVGISQLTPAE
- a CDS encoding NAD(P)-dependent oxidoreductase, with amino-acid sequence MAKLAFLGMGVMGYPMAGHLAAKGHDVTVYNRTFAKAESWSTEHGGTAAKTPREAAQGADIVFACVGNDDDLRSVVLGDDGALAGMAEGTIFVDHTTTSATVAIELADVAASQKIGFIDAPVSGGQAGAENGQLTVMCGGDQTTYDRVESTINCFAKSCRLMGDQGAGQLTKMVNQICIAGLVQGLSEGMHFAQKAGLDGEAVLDVISKGAAGSWQMENRGSTMLKDEFEFGFAVDWMRKDLGIVLDEANNNGASVPVTALVDQFYGDVQKMGGGRWDTSSLMRRLK
- a CDS encoding DEAD/DEAH box helicase, whose amino-acid sequence is MTFTELGLSAPILKTLSNNDYSTPTPIQAQAIPAVLEGRDIVGLAQTGTGKTAAFSLPILHRLSANIPSGPRKIRALILAPTRELATQINDAIWTYSKGLGLRSAFVIGGVPIKKQKKQLADGVDILVATPGRLEDLIAQKACSLKSIETVVLDEADQMLDIGFMPAIRRLLSQMPKKRQTLLFSATMPKEISSLANDYLTDPVHTSVNVVSKTADRIDQTVIHMENGAKPTAIFKLVQQHPGKRVIVFCRTKRGSDKVAKKLGAEGIGADAIHGNKSQGQRQRALDAFRKGDKPVLIATDIAARGIDIREVEVVVNYDLPNVPEAYVHRIGRTARAGASGFAVAFCSPEEQKLLRDIEKVIKMKIPAKMADGSPVPNVHRPIERTKPKNNRRGGRGGAVTGKGEKPEGNPNKKPWHKRRTSKLDANGNIVAIDPNAKGPKGKRPRRRKPSGPKVAAS
- a CDS encoding dienelactone hydrolase encodes the protein MTVRKALTSLALGMSVMASPVLADGHGSSAVNRIDTQRPDAPELAAYGAHKVGVRTMTITNPDQIDILAIDPAAPKPDPMPTYDRELTVEVWYPAAADATGNTVLTANLRDGKTQVQLQGQAMRDAAPNAGKFPLVMISHGYPGNRYLLSHLAENIASKGYVVASLDHKDSTYADQAAFGSTLVNRSLDQLFLLDQMAAMSAGDGFLSRMVDADNTALIGYSMGGYGAVITAGGGVTAGAAAAPFAPHGTLNIHVAGTDTHNALPDPRIKTAVAFAPWGLTYGVWDAAGLASVQIPMLFVAGSVDDVSGYNPGIRSIWEGAVNVDRSLLTFDNANHNAAAPMPAPAEALQVADGGLSPYDHYADPVWDTVKMNNIAQHFVTAWLGKYLGGDAEMEAYLDLTPNANDSVWAVNEDGTFKDEHTHWKGFHNRTAKGLRFEVLPAAD
- the rpe gene encoding ribulose-phosphate 3-epimerase, with translation MPLEFDPARNLKIAPSILSADFARLGEEVRAIEAEGCDWVHIDVMDGHFVPNITIGPDVVAALRPHCKTVMDCHLMISPADPYLEAFAKAGADIITIHAEAGPHLDRSLQYIRSLGCKAGVALNPSTPESVIEYCLDKIDLILIMTVNPGFGGQKFLHNQLPKMERVRKMIGDRPIWLEIDGGVTPDTAPLAWAAGVDAMVAGSAVFKGGTPMHYGENMKAIRKACEG
- a CDS encoding DUF3885 domain-containing protein codes for the protein MVQEIQQKSGWQDRLEQTFGRHDFPNGMFYEFDFGLRFELGGEISFANPIRRFLQAHSRANEIAQFVFKPSKELYAVTVCWGNKEGTSSDLSRLGGIFPKFNKNNYDFAIDESSEEVGEDVDYWFLNQITEPEQITELLWLDIASEMMIMPAADGHSTFLVDFDNAVAVNAYDDRGMDVIAMNKQKLAGAYKKFNDWLLDYDRKEMDTMFLSD
- a CDS encoding LysE/ArgO family amino acid transporter, which encodes MIGAATTGFFTGFSLILAIGAQNAFILRQGLLRSHVFPLALFCAVSDAILITAGVAGFGVVVERIPSLPLIMSLAGAAFLFVYGGLRFWAAWGGEYAMELSGESMGLRAALGVVFAFTWLNPHVYLDTLALIGAVSTQYQGDEKIAFGAAAVLASFVFFFGLGYGARILAPIMQTPFTWRVLDVIIGCVMWMIAVGLVLSLGAH